Genomic DNA from Perca flavescens isolate YP-PL-M2 chromosome 14, PFLA_1.0, whole genome shotgun sequence:
GAAAAACAGGAATTAGCAACCTTGTCCTATTAGACATCGGCCAGCTTGTGGGATACTGCGGTTTTCTTTACTAACAGCTAAATCAACAGGTCTGtaattttatgtaaaaagtTATGAACTGCTTGTTTTACTGCTCAGCCtgacacaacttttttttttttttcttgtatgcAAATAAAATGGCCAGAAGAAAACAATTTATTTGAGATTGGAAACCATGATGAGTTATCATAAATACGGAGACAAAAATGGGAATGGGAATTTCTagatttgttaaattatttctGTATTCCCTCTcttgttgtctctctctttctatttagcACACCCTCTTCACAGCCATCCATAAACACTATTCTGTAGAGGACTGGAAGAATTTTGCTGCCAATCATCCAGAATGCTTAGAGGTAAAATCACCAATGTTgggccttttaaaaatgttgttcTTTATTAGCAACAGGAATATAgttacacacatatgcataagCGTCTCCTAAAAGGCGATTGTGGCTTTTTTCCCCAGCATGTAGCTGCTAGCTCAGGCAGTGGCGTTGCAGATCTTGAGAAGCTGTGTGCCATCTTGGAAGCCGTCCCCGCCCTCAAGTACATCTGTCTGGATGTGGCCAACGGCTACTCTGAGTACTTTGTGGAGTTTGTCAAGACGGTCAGAGAAAAGTTTCCCAAACACACCATCATGGTAAGAGAGATGGTTCGCCACCTTGGCTGGCAGTTATGGGACAAACTGTAAGATTGTGTCTTGTGGATAATGCTGTCTGGCTTCGCAGGCTGGCAACGTGGTAACAGGGGAGATGGTGGAAGAGCTCATCCTCTCCGGGGCTGACATCATCAAAGTGGGCATCGGTCCAGGTGGGTGGGTATGACTGTTTCTGGAACCAGTCTGAGGAGTGTGCTCTCTCTAAATCAACACAAAACTGTACGGGCCTCACATATACAATATAGATGCCTATATTAAATAGCTTGTTCCACATGAAGTAGACAGTCTCTTAGATCATCTGTCTCCAGCTTGTAGAAACCTGAACTGACAGCACAAGATCTGAAAGACAACAGGTTCCTGTAGCTATGCAGCAGCAATTAAACACTGACAGGGAAGGTTACATAAATATGGACTTATCTAATGTGTGCATTGTGAACTGTGTGTTGCAGGGTCTGTGTGCACAACTAGGATCAAGACAGGAGTGGGCTACCCACAGCTCAGTGCTGTAATAGAGTGTGCAGACTCAGCCCATGGACTCAAAGGACACATTATCTCTGTAAGTCCCACATCATGGTACAAACAAATAATGGGGCAGCCAGAGTTACCGAAGtttacagtatactgtacttCTTATACTGCTGGTGGGCAGGAGTTCCTCTCTCAGTTGCTCTCGGTGGAATGGAAGCCACACAGGGTTTGGTGGGCATCAAtccaacaaaaatgtaattaactaAGGTCAAGATAGGCAAAAGGCCATTGTCCAAATGCATTGGACATAGCAGCAAAATATGCTTCAGATAtagattttgaaataaaaatgacagtttGCATTGAGTTATCTACACTTCAAACAGAACATGCTTTTTTATTGTAAAGCTATTGAGTTGTCTGCACAGGATAGGGTCATGACAAACATTATTACTAatgttgataataataataataataataataataataataataataataataataataataataaataggttgcagccactagagggcatcCTCTGTCTTGATAAACATTATCTAAAGACCCTTACCTAATTCGTGGTGTAGATCGACACTGAGCATGACGttatgggttagggttaaaaaaaaaaaaaagatttatttgcTGAATCATACTGACAAAAGTGGttgcacttttcttttttttaaaggcatttttcttttattaatttacTAATACTAagtccataataataataataataataataataataataataataataataatgctgtTGCATAAAGGCTCTAATAGTTTCTAATGTTAATAACAAAACATTGACAAGTACACTGTACGTGTTCTCTGTTCAGGATGGTGGCTGCAGTTGCCCAGGAGATGTAGCTAAGGCCTTTGGTAAATATTTAACCAACAATCGTTCTTTTTATACTTAAATGTGTGTGCGATGACTCACATATTGTGATTGTGATTATGTGCTGCACTGTTCTACAAATCTATCCACATGACTTCTCTGCCTTCGCTCCCCAGGTGCAGGGGCTGACTTTGTAATGATGGGAGGAATGCTTGCAGGCCACGACCAGTGCACCGGAGAGGTCATTGAGAAGAATGGCAAGAAATACAAACTCTTCTATGGCATGAGCTCCGACACCGCCATGAAGAGATACGTGGGTGGAGTTGCTGAGTACAGGTGAGAGACTGATATCATGAATTTGGTTTCATCAGTCAATCAATATGCTTCTAATGGTTCCTATTCTCCTTGATATATCCTTACGTAAGTATTCATTTCAATAACTCAGATGTCTGTGATTTTCAAAAACTGTTTCTGTTTTAACTAATAAATATCCTTCTTGTtactttctcctctctctgctctgctccCAGGGCGTCTGAGGGGAGGACAGTGGAGGTTCCCTATAGAGGAGATGTGGAGAACACTATCCGAGACGTGTTGGGGGGCCTTCGCTCCACCTGCACCTATGTGGGCGCCGCCAAGCTCAAAGAGCTGAGCAGGAGAACCACCTTCATTCGTGTCACACAACAGTCCAGCCAAATGTTCACTTTGTAGGATGTACACTTGTCCGCACACACAGATTGCATAATATACATTGTACATGTATTATGCAGTTTAAACGTGCAATAGTAGGACAGTGGTTTAACGCATACAAAAGAACAACGCAcagccacacccacacccacacttCTACGTGATCACCCAACCTGTTTTTCTCAGGATATCTGCTGTCAGAAAGCTGTTTCCTGCAgattgtgatttaaaaaaaaaaaaaaaaaaaaaaaaaatcacagtttgACTTGAATTGTCTTAGAAGAATCACAGCGCTCTAATAGCAAGTGTGTTTACATACTAAGAGACACCATAACATGCTATTGAATGTACCAGATTTCATTTCAACAGGCGTGAGAGAGCAAGAACATCAAGGCATGTGCATTTCAGATCTAATATTTCAAAATACTCTTTTAATTTGTGTATATGTAGCAGTCGGGGTATTTCTAGATTAACAGCATATTGTGAATAAACAAGAATGTGAGCTATGTGAAACACACTTAGCAGGAGGAGGCTGATAATTGTGCTAGGGTAATTTTGGGAAACTATTCTGCTCAAATGTATGTTTGAATGAATATGCAAATCAATATGCAAGATCCAGAGATGTCACCCTTTAACTGACACTGGATAAATCGTGTCGCAATAAACTGCATGCAGGACCCTCTGCTAATTTATAAATGGTGTTGATCATCCTGTGAATTTTATTCACTGTCTTGATGACAGATAACATGATATTGTACCTCTCCTTATTGGCTGTGTGCAGATATTTTGGGTGTCAGGAACACTGAACCAGCTGATCATGATGACATCTGGATTTATGTATCCCAAACATTTGACAGATTTGATTTACCCCGCTGTCTCTGCATGTAAAACAGTCACGTTTAAGTCATTGATTCCACTGTGCCTGACATTTTAAATCGAGGGCGTCTTGTGGCTTCTACTGCATTGAAGCTCTTGTAAGGAACTTCAGGGAAAAGTCATGTAAAGAGATAACACAACTAAACActattaaatgaaaattctaAAACGCATACTGGAACAGCAGCATTTTCACTGTTAGTGCAAAAGAAGATAGAAAATTGAGCCAATAAACCAAAATGATTAGAATTAGAATGAccagtgtgatttttttttttctggacaaGAAACTGCACATTTGTTTGGTTAAGAGGTTTTCTAATTTGGAGTTAAGACCATTCCTTTCCCATaggttttttgttttaatatttgcTTGCAGGGATGGAATGAGTCCTAGAATAATATACAAGTAAATGTACTGTTACTGTAAGACATTTTTGAGTAAAAGtaattgtgtaaaaatgtacttGGATAAAAATATAAGAGTAGACCTACTGCGTTACATTTTTAAGGGGGTATATACTAATGGAACAACATTACGCCACCAATATCCAAACCAACTATAAATTCCATTTCTATAGAAGGCATTTGCAGCCTGTAGATACAACTAATTATAAATTATAACCAACCCTCTTCCCTTGTCTTACTGGtaatcagaaaaaaaaggagaaaactcAAGAGACGCAGGACACAAGACACAAGGGGCTGCAGCCACAATTACACATATATAAGCAAAGGAGAGCATGTACAGTTCTTACGTATTGCGtagggcacacacacaagctctaAATTACTAGGCAACTCTGGACAGTGAGTTACAACAATACATGGGCTTGTTATTGTACTCACCTGTACATCACTCTGTTAGTCTTGTGCACTGCAAAGTCCTCCACAATCTGCTCCGGGTTCAACTTCTcgtaaccagtccactcagaaTCTCTGATGGtgcattctttttgtcttgtaaaagGCTTTTGTCTTGTAAAAGGCTCCTCAAAAGTTTTCAGCAGAAAGAGTATCTGCAGTCACAACTGTGACCGGCATTGTTGTCAAAAACAGCAGTAAGAACAAAAACACCTTTCACCTCCTCAGTGAAGGTGAAAGCACCTCAGTGAAAACAGAGGTCAGGCTGGAGGATTCTCCATGAGCATTTTAGCATTAAGCATGTTAGCCAGACACAGGCTGCACCTGTTGGGTGGGTGTTTGATTTGGGTCACTGAGGGTGCTTGCCAGGTGGTGCATTAAATCAGTGACTAATTACCAGCCGTGACAGCAACTCTAGTAATGTtttcagcttgtgtgtgtgtgtgtgtgtgtgtgtgtgtgtcatcatggcAACATGTACAcctactgtagcaggaacaaaCACAGAGGCGGTTTGGAGTACTCAGCCAGGTGTTTATATGCCTGTCTGTCAATGTCACCGCGATAGCATTGCAAGATGCAGTCACgaaactttacaggtgtgtagttgAGATAAAAATGAAAGCAGTTCAAAGATGGGTGTGGTCCAAGCGAGGGTGCCGAAAGAAGGTAGGAGTGTCAACTCACTGCACATgcagctctgctctctgctctccGCTCCTTCACACTcaaaacacttaaaataaaagtactgaaataaaagtaaaatgactTTGATACAGTAACAAAAGTATGTTGTTTGTTACTTCCACCCCTGTGTTCATTCTCAACTAAAGCATACatgtttggtaacactttataaggGTAGAAATCATATATTTAAGTAATTCTTATTGCAACTGAATAAACTGGATTCCACTTAcatgaaagtattttttttttggaccatGCATTTGCTCAGTCTCTCTGAAAGCAGAACAGTACATGTTCTCATAGAAATATgaagcttttttattttaatcaaagGGGTTGATGGTATTTTTTGCCACATTTACAACCTAGGGAATGGATCATGAGTTgttcgtttgttttttttaaatatttttgtgttgAAAGAAGTGGAGTGTAGCGCGGTAGAGAAAGATgcactaaaactaaaacctaGCAGGTGCCAATTGACAAATTAAACTGAGCGTAAAAAAGACACATGAAGTGTTCAACAGTACTTCACACAAGGTCACCATTACTTACCTGACTTGTGCCCCCCCCTCCAAGTAAAGTCATGTTGTCATGTGATACTCATTTGTAAATGAAAATTATGTTttgccttgttttgtttttttacaatggCTTTGGTACAGTAAAGTGTAATCTCCATTtcctctgcttttatttttggaaAGTAAAGTCAAACAGTAAAACACAACCGGAACAGGAAAATGATCTGAAGTGCAACAAAGAACTCCTGTGAGCTAACTAACCAatgtcttaaagtgctcatattatgctcattttcaggttcataattgtatttagaggttgtgccagaataggtttatgtggtttaattttcagaaaacaccatatatttgctgcacattgctgcagctcctcttttcacccgtgttgagctctctgttttagccatagacagtatataatggacaaacagatcccgttgctctggacggagaccagtgaaggatattggaagcacttttccggtgagtgCTGAGCGTTACTacacagcctccaactgagagagttgacgtaaatgtgacgtgagtaACCTGTCtaaaagttgtaagtcttctggtacctgtgccaagagaaatcgcaatcattccaaatcttacagagacagagagcgtaggtatatgtaaggagataacatgggcacaggctaattattagGCTAACTATaggctaactaaaatgctagttaacattagtaattaaacctaaacagctaatgtaagtcgaaactgcctgcgagcttctcctgtactatacggtaattcctctactatgtgacagtaagtcacttggttatgacacaatcgttagcctatttttacaaaagcgtctgctacggagccataacgtgagatacaaggtaatgtagccttgtatacattgttgtgtttctttagaaataaacaattgacaaatagagtctttaaatgcttcagatgtaaagttattcgctgtcaaagtgacgtcaaaatgaatgtcaGTCAATGGAATGTcaacgggaggtgatcgtttggtagcatcaaaatggcgccataggaggtttgagttctgaagtgaagcttacccccttggttttagctacagagtgagacatcttactTCTGtgccatctttgttgggagtcccACATGCGCattaagtactgctagctagtcagttgcagaatATGAAGGCGTGcaacactagcagctaggcaagcattataacgtgtgttacaaaatgAAGCACGTTCGTCGGaaataaaggctggactacaaagagctgtttggagcagtttgtgaacagtgttttttgttggagatggtaagtccctttggggtggactttgggctttttcactttgtaaacctataacgtgcacaaaaaagatatataacacaataaaggaaagggaaaaagccaagaagcataatatgagtactTTAATCATTACAGATAGTGGGGATGTCATGCAGCCCATTGTACACTAGAGGGGGTTATTTTCTGCTTAATTCAGCACTGTGCCAAAccaatgaaaaaaatacatcatAGCTAATGAGAGATAAGGTTTTAAATGCAGTTGTTGTGTTGTACATATGTTTCCATATCAAATTGTGGTGTTGTGTGAGGGTATATcgggtgtgtgtgttagtgttggTATTGAAATAAAGACACAAATTGCCCATTTATTCCAGATATGTCAaggtttcattttctttttcaaagagGTGCATTTGTACAGATGTCAAATACATACACCGACAGGGTTTCTCCATAGCTATAGAGGAAAGGGGTGGTGAGACACAGGGACTTGGTGAGTACAATATAGTACAAACAAGTTGGCTGGGAACTGCTGCGCCCCCCCCTCAGAAAGGTCAGACTGTCCGAGCAGGTCTGTGCTGATGTCCAGTTCTCTGCTACCGTCTGATGGGCCAAAACGTATCAGTTCAGTACTTGGTGTCCTAGGTTAGCAGAGAAACATCTAGACAGACGGGTTGCTAGCCTCAGGGCTGAGTGTTCAGAACAGGGGGGAGGAATCAACTGAGCCACAGCTGACGGATAAGCTCCACCCCTCTCCGTGGCAGTGGgcagggtcagaggtcagaaaGCGTACAGCCTGTCCCCTGCTGAAGTGTTTGTCCCCTTGCACAGAGACTCACAACAAAGACGTTCAGTACACCGAAGAGTAATCCAAGCCATCTCCAGCATTATACACAtaatatcataataataattcatagtTAATTGTCAATAACGACAGTTGTTAATCATATCAAATTATATGTAATACATTTACATATCTTATAACCCATATGAAACAGCCCACTGTGTAAATTGATTGGGGTGAAACTAAACTGTTAAGTGGGCctctacatgtttttttttgttttttttttctgcctgagTTGTTTATCCAGCGCTAAGGACATTGACGAGACGTCATACaaaaaaagattgaaaaaaAGGAATCCTGATCGAATTCTGTTCActtttaaaacacaacaaagtgccaaaaacatcctttttgcaaaataaaagtacaaacatCAAGAAACAAAGAGCACTCatgcctttttttcttattgAAAAGTCAAAGCTCACACACcaacattcattttatttgtaaaattgTGCAAGaagccaattaaaaaaaaagacataagcAGTGTTCCTCCAGTGAGGAAGCTTGTCATTAAAACTCAACAATGACACATTCTCTACAGAGTTTTAAGTCCCCTGACATTATATTGAGTGCTACaaggagaccaaaaacagaaaaagctcCTGCACCATAGATAATGCAAACAATGCAAAGGTTTGTAAGCACCGTCTTCACACCGCACGACCAAATCGAGCTGTGCCGAACTCCTTACAAACAAGTCTGCCAAATTAGATCTCaaaatgtgaagaaaacaaaacctaGTTAACGGCACAGCCTGGTTGGTGTAGGGTGGAAAAGATTTCAAACAAACCTGAGCACAACAAAAGAAGGGATGCATTCCATGAGAAAAGGTTTTCCTAGTAGAAAAGAACCAAGGAACTACCTAACACCTCGGCCCGTTGGACCCAAGAACGCGCCGGGCGCCAAGCGAGATGGAGCACAGACAGATAAACACAAGGTTACGGCATGGTGATGTGCAAAAACTTAAACTGAGccatctctctttttcatcCTTATTCACCCCTCTTTTTCCATTCTCATTCTCTCTGTCCGTTTTGAATGAATGTTACCCCTAGGGTAGGTGTCGGTCTGAGACAGAGGGGTTAGACCAAGCCCATCCTAGGATTAGAAAGTGCTGAAACATTATCAAGTCTTTTACATCTACTTACATGTGCATCTCTGTtggttggttgttgttttttttttcttcgtttttttctctttttttttatttacaaaaagtgGTCCCCACTAAGCAatgaggtttattttttttctgtgggtCTCACCATGAACCATTGAGGGTCAGGGTTTATGATCTCACAGACAATTACAGGAGAAAACACtccgttacacacacacacacacacacacacacacacacgcacacgcacacacacacacgcatggacgcgcgcacacacacacacacacaaatttaggAAGGCCGCAAGGAcaaaagggaaagagagataCGGATAAACTCTCCATtgggtttgtttttcttcacaaacatCCTGACTCTTGTTTTACAGATGTGACACACCATTAACAAGGATGAG
This window encodes:
- the gmpr gene encoding GMP reductase 1, giving the protein MPRVDSDLKLDFKDVLFRPKRSSLKSRSEVDLQRTFTFRNSKQTYTGIPIIAANMDTTGTFEMAQVLSKHTLFTAIHKHYSVEDWKNFAANHPECLEHVAASSGSGVADLEKLCAILEAVPALKYICLDVANGYSEYFVEFVKTVREKFPKHTIMAGNVVTGEMVEELILSGADIIKVGIGPGSVCTTRIKTGVGYPQLSAVIECADSAHGLKGHIISDGGCSCPGDVAKAFGAGADFVMMGGMLAGHDQCTGEVIEKNGKKYKLFYGMSSDTAMKRYVGGVAEYRASEGRTVEVPYRGDVENTIRDVLGGLRSTCTYVGAAKLKELSRRTTFIRVTQQSSQMFTL